One region of Candidatus Zixiibacteriota bacterium genomic DNA includes:
- the lexA gene encoding transcriptional repressor LexA produces MTPYEDLTARQHEVYRYIEERINRDGQPPTIREIGDQFGISSTNGVRALLKALIRKGYIEKMASVSRGIRLVKESVADAVMIPLVGQVPAGQPMLAEDNITERIVVDKSFVPSGDLFTLRVKGESMKNAGIFDGDFVLVRKQSAANAGDIVVAVIGDEATVKRFYPEKRHIRLQPENEAFGPIIIEKNAPGFYLAGKVVGLMRRM; encoded by the coding sequence ATGACGCCATATGAGGACTTAACTGCGCGTCAGCACGAAGTCTACCGCTACATCGAGGAGCGAATCAACCGGGACGGTCAGCCGCCGACGATTCGGGAGATTGGCGATCAATTCGGAATCTCGTCAACCAACGGTGTGCGGGCGCTGCTCAAGGCACTGATCCGGAAGGGCTATATTGAGAAGATGGCTTCCGTGTCGCGGGGGATTCGCCTGGTGAAGGAGAGTGTCGCGGATGCGGTGATGATTCCGCTGGTGGGCCAGGTACCGGCCGGTCAGCCGATGCTAGCCGAGGATAATATCACGGAGCGGATCGTGGTCGACAAGTCGTTTGTCCCATCGGGCGATTTGTTCACGTTGCGGGTCAAGGGCGAGAGTATGAAGAATGCCGGGATTTTTGACGGGGATTTCGTGCTGGTGCGCAAGCAGTCGGCGGCGAATGCAGGCGATATTGTGGTCGCGGTGATCGGCGATGAGGCCACGGTGAAGCGCTTTTACCCGGAGAAACGGCATATACGCTTACAGCCGGAGAATGAGGCCTTTGGCCCGATTATCATCGAGAAGAACGCACCGGGGTTTTATCTGGCCGGCAAGGTGGTCGGCTTGATGCGTCGGATGTAG